In a single window of the Betaproteobacteria bacterium genome:
- a CDS encoding DMT family transporter — MMVMVVCFSILETTAKYLSRSYPVPMLVWCRYAVHTLLMLILLAPRIGMRLVRTGQPGGQFFRAALLMGSTLFNFSALSFLPMAEVKAISFVSPLLVTLLAVWLLREHVSWPRWIAVGVGFCGVLFIVRPGSAMLQWPALFAIGSASSYSVYQIMTRKFSESENPLTTLFYTAAVGCVLMTLIVPFFWKTPQLHHVPLLLLLGIAGGFGHFMLIKAMELENASFLSPLGYMQLLWVVLLGFLVFGDFPDAHAFVGMAIIVGSGLYVALGHRPKPREEPDTAIE; from the coding sequence ATGATGGTCATGGTCGTGTGCTTCTCGATACTGGAGACCACCGCCAAATATCTCAGCCGTTCCTATCCGGTGCCGATGCTGGTGTGGTGCCGCTACGCGGTACACACGCTGCTCATGCTGATCCTGCTTGCGCCGCGCATAGGCATGAGACTGGTACGCACCGGGCAGCCTGGCGGCCAGTTCTTTCGCGCGGCATTGCTGATGGGTTCGACGCTATTCAATTTCAGTGCGCTGAGTTTCCTGCCGATGGCCGAAGTCAAGGCCATCAGTTTTGTTTCCCCGCTGTTGGTGACCTTGTTGGCGGTCTGGCTGCTGCGCGAGCACGTGAGTTGGCCGCGGTGGATCGCGGTGGGGGTGGGATTCTGCGGTGTCTTGTTCATCGTCCGCCCGGGCAGCGCGATGCTGCAGTGGCCGGCGCTATTCGCCATCGGCTCCGCGTCGTCCTACAGCGTGTATCAGATCATGACGCGGAAATTCAGCGAATCGGAGAATCCGCTAACAACGCTGTTCTACACCGCCGCGGTCGGTTGCGTGCTGATGACCTTGATCGTGCCGTTTTTCTGGAAGACACCGCAGCTGCACCATGTTCCGCTGCTCCTGCTGCTCGGTATCGCGGGAGGTTTCGGGCACTTCATGCTCATCAAGGCCATGGAACTCGAAAATGCTTCCTTCCTGTCGCCGCTTGGCTATATGCAGTTGCTGTGGGTCGTGCTGCTGGGCTTCCTGGTGTTCGGCGATTTTCCGGACGCGCATGCCTTCGTCGGCATGGCCATCATCGTCGGCAGCGGGCTGTACGTTGCGCTCGGCCATCGGCCGAAGCCACGGGAAGAGCCGGATACGGCGATCGAATAA
- a CDS encoding cation:proton antiporter: MNVLSETAIFLAAAVVTVPLFRRFKLGAVLGYLAAGVIIGPCGFKFVTAVDNILHFAELGVVLLLFVIGLELQPSRLWVLRRSVFGLGSAQVLVTGAVIGSIALALGLSFDSALVIGLGLAMSSTAFVLQILAEKRQLTARHGRSSFAILLFQDLAVIPLLALIPLLGAGDAHAAGGSAWFGALKAIAVIIAVIAGGRYLLRPVLQAIATSGIQEIFTAASLLVVIGTSLLMSSVGLSMSLGAFLAGVLLADSEYRHELEADIEPFKGLLLGLFFISVGMSADLGLIVAHPFAIVGATVALMAVKTAIVLGLGRFSGHSLESSRGLAVALCQGGEFAFVLFGLAADNGIMGRTLTDSLVIVVTLSMALTPLAFAFNDVLLAKWLSKPEEENFDTIEESDNEVIIAGFGRVGQIVGRLLRAKKIPFTALDKSAEQVETVRRFGSRSYYGDASRLDLLRAAGADKAQILVLAIDDVEASLRTAENARRHFPKLKIYARARNRFHAYRLMDIGVDFLMRETLLSSLDLAQNVMQGLGMAEWEARDATETFRRHDERQLESQHAVYHDETQLIQTSKDAHKELEGIFDADTDGNDQPGGNVPVFSPSDVR; the protein is encoded by the coding sequence ATGAACGTTCTCAGCGAAACCGCCATCTTTCTTGCCGCTGCGGTCGTTACCGTACCGTTGTTCCGGCGCTTCAAGCTCGGCGCGGTGCTCGGCTACCTCGCGGCCGGCGTCATCATCGGCCCGTGCGGATTCAAGTTCGTTACCGCCGTCGACAACATCCTGCATTTCGCGGAACTCGGCGTCGTGCTACTTCTTTTCGTCATCGGCCTCGAACTGCAGCCGTCGCGCCTATGGGTGCTGCGTCGCTCGGTATTCGGTCTCGGCTCCGCCCAGGTGCTGGTCACGGGTGCGGTGATCGGTTCCATCGCGCTGGCGCTCGGTCTGAGTTTCGACAGTGCGCTGGTCATCGGCCTGGGGCTGGCGATGTCCTCGACCGCCTTCGTGTTGCAAATCCTCGCAGAGAAACGCCAACTCACCGCGCGTCACGGTCGCTCCTCTTTCGCCATTCTGTTGTTCCAGGATCTGGCGGTGATTCCGCTGCTTGCGCTGATCCCGTTGCTGGGAGCGGGTGATGCGCACGCCGCGGGCGGCAGCGCGTGGTTCGGCGCGTTGAAAGCGATCGCCGTGATCATCGCCGTCATTGCCGGCGGCCGCTATCTGTTGCGCCCGGTGCTGCAAGCCATTGCGACGAGCGGCATCCAGGAAATTTTTACAGCGGCGTCGCTGCTGGTGGTGATCGGCACTTCCTTGCTGATGAGCTCGGTCGGCCTGTCGATGTCGCTGGGCGCTTTCCTCGCCGGCGTGCTGCTTGCGGATTCCGAGTATCGCCATGAACTCGAAGCCGACATCGAACCGTTCAAGGGCCTGCTGCTCGGCCTGTTCTTCATCTCGGTGGGCATGTCCGCCGACCTCGGCCTGATAGTCGCCCACCCGTTCGCCATCGTCGGCGCGACGGTGGCCCTGATGGCGGTCAAGACAGCGATCGTGCTCGGCCTCGGCCGGTTTTCCGGGCACAGCTTGGAATCTTCGCGCGGCCTGGCCGTTGCCCTGTGCCAAGGCGGTGAATTCGCCTTTGTGCTGTTCGGCTTGGCCGCCGACAACGGCATCATGGGACGCACGCTGACTGACTCGCTGGTGATCGTGGTCACGCTGTCGATGGCGCTTACACCGCTGGCCTTCGCGTTCAACGACGTGCTGCTGGCGAAATGGCTGAGCAAACCGGAAGAGGAGAATTTCGACACCATCGAGGAAAGCGACAACGAGGTCATCATCGCCGGCTTCGGAAGGGTCGGTCAGATCGTCGGCCGCCTGCTGCGCGCCAAGAAGATTCCGTTTACCGCTCTCGACAAGAGCGCCGAGCAGGTCGAAACCGTGCGGCGGTTCGGCAGCCGCTCCTACTATGGCGATGCTTCCCGTCTCGACCTGCTGCGCGCGGCCGGCGCCGACAAGGCGCAGATCCTGGTGCTGGCGATCGACGACGTGGAAGCTTCATTGCGCACCGCCGAAAACGCACGCAGGCATTTTCCGAAGCTGAAGATTTATGCCCGCGCGCGCAATCGTTTCCATGCCTACCGGCTGATGGACATCGGCGTCGATTTCCTCATGCGCGAAACCTTGCTCTCCTCGCTCGATCTGGCGCAGAACGTGATGCAGGGGCTGGGCATGGCGGAGTGGGAAGCCCGGGATGCGACTGAAACTTTCCGCCGGCACGACGAGCGCCAGCTCGAGAGCCAGCACGCGGTGTACCACGACGAAACCCAGCTCATCCAGACGTCGAAGGACGCCCACAAGGAACTCGAGGGCATCTTCGACGCAGACACCGACGGGAACGATCAGCCCGGCGGGAACGTGCCGGTGTTCAGTCCGAGCGATGTGCGCTAG
- a CDS encoding RidA family protein yields MSVKRLHVGPRLSQVAIHGDTVYTAGIVADDTNVDVAGQTGQILDKIDQYLKEAGTDKSKILSTTIWLADIKDFAGMNSVWDQWVPKGNTPPRACVESKLAAPVYKVEIRVIAAR; encoded by the coding sequence ATGAGCGTTAAACGCCTGCACGTCGGCCCGCGGCTTTCGCAAGTCGCGATTCACGGAGATACCGTCTACACCGCGGGGATCGTCGCCGACGACACCAATGTGGACGTGGCCGGCCAGACGGGCCAGATCCTCGACAAGATCGATCAGTACCTCAAGGAAGCCGGCACCGACAAGTCCAAAATCCTGTCGACCACCATCTGGCTCGCCGACATCAAGGACTTTGCCGGGATGAATTCGGTGTGGGACCAATGGGTACCGAAGGGCAACACACCGCCGCGCGCCTGCGTCGAATCGAAACTTGCCGCGCCGGTTTACAAGGTGGAGATTCGCGTCATAGCTGCCAGATAG
- the gorA gene encoding glutathione-disulfide reductase, with the protein MNRHFDLLTIGGGSGGVAVSNRAASYSAKCALIEAGRLGGTCVNVGCVPKKVMWNGASLAHAIEDASDYGFSIPSHSFDWTLLKRQRDQHVLDLNGHYERNLLKNGVEIIRGNARFVGPKTVKVGADFFTAEHIVIAVGGRPVVPELPGAGFGITSDGFFELPQQPKHVAVVGAGYISVELAGLLRALGSEVTMILRRAHFLKDFDTMLRDELMTQMQADGVRMIVKTKIARVERASTGLRISFESGESVEGLDGLIWAVGRRTNTDRLDLRATGVAVDVAGNIPTDAYQTTSVSGIHAIGDVTGRVDLTPVAIAAGRRLADRLFGGMKDRKLVYENIATVLFTHPPIGTIGLSEAAAVKAYGANEVKVYEARFTPMFHAFTRRKVKCAMKLVVTGDAEKIVGCHLIGPGADEILQGFSVAVHMGATKRDFDDTVAIHPTVAEELVTLRGSRPATA; encoded by the coding sequence ATGAACAGACATTTCGATCTACTCACCATCGGCGGCGGCAGCGGCGGCGTCGCCGTATCCAATCGTGCGGCGAGCTACAGCGCGAAATGCGCCCTGATCGAAGCCGGCCGCCTCGGCGGCACCTGCGTGAATGTCGGCTGCGTACCCAAGAAAGTCATGTGGAATGGCGCCAGCCTCGCGCACGCGATCGAGGATGCCTCTGATTACGGATTCTCCATTCCTTCGCATTCATTCGACTGGACCCTTCTCAAGCGCCAGCGCGATCAGCATGTTCTCGACCTGAATGGCCACTATGAACGCAATCTGCTCAAGAATGGCGTGGAGATCATCCGCGGCAACGCACGTTTCGTCGGGCCGAAAACGGTAAAGGTCGGGGCCGACTTCTTTACCGCCGAGCACATTGTCATCGCGGTCGGCGGCCGGCCGGTGGTCCCGGAACTGCCCGGCGCCGGGTTCGGCATCACGTCGGATGGATTCTTCGAACTGCCGCAACAGCCGAAACATGTTGCAGTCGTGGGTGCCGGGTATATTTCCGTGGAACTCGCCGGTCTGCTGCGAGCCCTCGGCAGCGAAGTCACGATGATCCTGCGCCGCGCACACTTTCTTAAGGATTTCGACACCATGCTGCGCGATGAGCTGATGACACAGATGCAGGCGGACGGCGTGCGCATGATCGTAAAGACAAAAATTGCCAGAGTCGAAAGAGCTTCCACCGGCCTTCGCATAAGTTTCGAGAGCGGCGAATCCGTGGAGGGACTGGATGGCCTGATCTGGGCGGTTGGTCGACGAACGAACACCGATCGTCTCGATCTGCGCGCCACCGGCGTGGCCGTCGACGTCGCCGGCAATATTCCGACCGACGCCTATCAAACGACCAGCGTTTCCGGCATCCATGCCATCGGCGACGTTACCGGCCGCGTCGATCTGACGCCCGTCGCGATCGCCGCCGGACGCCGGTTGGCCGACCGGCTGTTCGGCGGCATGAAGGATCGCAAGCTCGTCTACGAAAACATTGCGACGGTGCTGTTCACCCATCCCCCAATCGGCACGATCGGACTATCCGAGGCAGCGGCCGTGAAGGCCTACGGTGCAAACGAGGTAAAAGTTTATGAGGCGCGCTTCACGCCGATGTTTCACGCCTTTACCCGCCGCAAGGTGAAATGCGCGATGAAACTGGTGGTCACCGGTGATGCGGAAAAAATCGTGGGTTGCCATCTCATCGGCCCCGGCGCCGACGAAATCCTGCAGGGCTTCTCCGTCGCCGTGCACATGGGTGCCACCAAACGAGACTTCGACGACACCGTTGCCATTCATCCGACAGTCGCGGAAGAGCTGGTGACGTTGCGCGGATCGCGGCCCGCGACCGCTTGA
- a CDS encoding glutathione S-transferase N-terminal domain-containing protein, producing MIDLYYWPTPNGHKVTIFLEETGTPYRILPVNIGAGDQFRPDFLRISPNNRMPAIVDTAPVDGGPPVSVFESGAILVYLAEKSGKFLPKDLRGRFEVLQWLFWQMGGLGPMAGQNHHFTQYAPEKLPYAIDRYVNETSRLYAVLDKRLADREFVAGDYSIADMAAYPWIAPYQRQQQNLDDFPNLKRWFESIQARPAVVRAYEKGKAINTKPTIDEKSRSILFGQTAATVRR from the coding sequence ATGATTGACCTCTATTACTGGCCCACACCCAACGGCCACAAAGTCACGATTTTCCTCGAAGAGACCGGCACGCCTTATCGCATCCTGCCTGTCAACATCGGTGCGGGCGACCAGTTCCGGCCCGATTTCCTCAGAATTTCTCCCAACAACCGCATGCCCGCGATCGTGGATACTGCGCCGGTTGATGGGGGTCCGCCGGTTTCGGTTTTCGAATCCGGCGCCATTCTCGTTTACCTGGCCGAGAAGTCCGGGAAATTCCTGCCGAAAGACTTGCGTGGAAGATTCGAGGTGCTTCAATGGCTGTTCTGGCAGATGGGCGGCCTCGGCCCGATGGCCGGCCAGAACCATCATTTCACGCAGTATGCGCCGGAGAAGCTGCCTTACGCGATCGACCGATACGTCAACGAAACCTCACGGCTGTATGCGGTGCTGGACAAACGCCTCGCCGATCGCGAATTCGTCGCCGGCGATTATTCGATCGCCGACATGGCCGCGTATCCCTGGATCGCGCCCTATCAGCGTCAACAGCAGAACCTCGACGATTTTCCAAACCTGAAACGCTGGTTCGAATCGATTCAGGCGCGGCCGGCCGTGGTGCGTGCCTACGAGAAGGGCAAGGCCATCAACACCAAGCCGACAATCGACGAAAAGTCGCGCAGCATCCTGTTCGGCCAAACTGCCGCCACGGTGAGACGCTGA